Proteins from one Catenuloplanes atrovinosus genomic window:
- the purE gene encoding 5-(carboxyamino)imidazole ribonucleotide mutase: MGSDSDWPTMRAAAEALDEFGVAHEVRVISAHRTPQGMLDYATGADARGLKVIIAGAGGAAHLPGMVASATPLPVIGVPVPLKYLDGMDSLMSIVQMPAGIPVATVSIAGARNAGLLAVRILAASDAALRAKVTEFQAGLEAMVAEKDAKLRASLG; the protein is encoded by the coding sequence ATGGGTTCGGACTCGGACTGGCCGACCATGCGGGCGGCGGCCGAGGCGCTGGACGAGTTCGGCGTCGCGCACGAGGTCCGGGTGATCTCCGCGCACCGCACGCCGCAGGGCATGCTCGACTACGCGACCGGCGCGGACGCCCGCGGCCTCAAGGTGATCATCGCGGGCGCGGGCGGCGCCGCCCACCTGCCCGGCATGGTCGCCTCCGCCACACCGCTGCCGGTGATCGGCGTGCCGGTGCCGCTGAAGTACCTGGACGGCATGGACTCGCTGATGTCGATCGTGCAGATGCCGGCCGGCATCCCGGTCGCCACCGTCTCCATCGCCGGTGCGCGCAACGCGGGCCTGCTCGCGGTGCGCATCCTGGCCGCCTCCGACGCGGCGCTGCGGGCGAAGGTGACCGAGTTCCAGGCCGGCCTGGAGGCCATGGTCGCGGAGAAGGACGCGAAGCTGCGCGCCTCGCTCGGCTAG
- a CDS encoding 5-(carboxyamino)imidazole ribonucleotide synthase: MDTRTGLPVVGMVGGGQLARMTHQAAIALGQSLRVLAQSPDDGAALVAADVQIGEHTDLDALREFAKSCDVVTFDHEHVPSAHIQALAAEGFTVHPGADALQFAQDKLLMRTRLTELGFPAPRWRTVEGLDDLVAFGDEVGWPVIAKATRGGYDGRGVFPLADADEAAALVATGTPLIVEERVRLVRELAVQVARSPFGQVAAYPVVETVQRDGICVEVLAPAPDLPEELAVTAQELAIGVAKQLGVVGLLAVELFQTEDGLLVNELAMRPHNSGHWTIEGARTSQFEQHLRAVLDYPLGETSLAAPVVVMANLLGGEPGGMSIDERLHHLFAEDPGIKVHLYGKQVRPGRKIGHVTALGDDLATVRARAVRAARWLREGQW; encoded by the coding sequence ATGGATACCCGAACCGGTCTGCCCGTTGTCGGCATGGTGGGCGGGGGCCAGCTGGCCCGGATGACCCACCAGGCCGCGATCGCCCTCGGTCAGTCACTGCGCGTGCTGGCCCAGTCCCCCGACGACGGCGCCGCGCTGGTCGCCGCGGACGTCCAGATCGGTGAGCACACCGACCTGGACGCGCTGCGCGAGTTCGCGAAGTCGTGCGACGTGGTCACGTTCGACCACGAGCACGTGCCGTCCGCGCACATCCAGGCGCTGGCCGCCGAGGGCTTCACGGTGCACCCGGGCGCGGACGCGCTGCAGTTCGCGCAGGACAAGCTGCTGATGCGCACGCGCCTGACCGAGCTGGGCTTCCCGGCACCGCGCTGGCGTACCGTCGAGGGCCTTGATGATCTCGTGGCGTTCGGCGACGAGGTGGGCTGGCCGGTCATCGCGAAGGCGACCCGCGGCGGGTACGACGGCCGGGGCGTGTTCCCGCTGGCGGACGCGGACGAGGCGGCCGCGCTGGTGGCGACCGGCACGCCGCTGATCGTCGAGGAGCGGGTGCGGCTGGTCCGGGAGCTGGCGGTGCAGGTCGCGCGCTCACCGTTCGGGCAGGTCGCGGCGTACCCGGTGGTCGAGACCGTGCAGCGGGACGGCATCTGCGTGGAGGTGCTGGCGCCCGCGCCGGACCTCCCGGAGGAACTGGCCGTCACCGCGCAGGAGCTGGCGATCGGTGTGGCGAAGCAGCTCGGCGTGGTCGGCCTGCTCGCGGTCGAGCTGTTCCAGACCGAGGACGGGCTGCTGGTCAACGAGCTGGCCATGCGCCCGCACAACTCCGGGCACTGGACCATCGAGGGCGCGCGCACGTCGCAGTTCGAGCAGCACCTGCGCGCGGTGCTGGACTACCCGCTGGGCGAGACGAGCCTGGCCGCGCCGGTCGTGGTGATGGCGAACCTGCTCGGTGGCGAGCCCGGCGGCATGAGCATCGACGAGCGGCTCCACCACCTGTTCGCGGAGGACCCGGGGATCAAGGTCCACCTGTACGGCAAGCAGGTCCGCCCCGGTCGCAAGATCGGGCACGTCACCGCGCTCGGCGACGACCTGGCAACGGTACGGGCGCGCGCGGTGCGCGCCGCGCGGTGGCTTCGAGAGGGACAGTGGTGA
- a CDS encoding thioredoxin domain-containing protein, with amino-acid sequence MNRLADATSPYLLQHKDNPVDWWPWGEEAFAEARRRDVPVLISVGYAACHWCHVMAHESFEDEAIAHLVNQGFVAIKVDREERPDVDAVYMTATQAMSGQGGWPMTVFATPSGEPFFCGTYYPRATFAGLLQSVDRAWRTQREDVVKQGAAVVTAIGGAQLAGGPTAPISAELLDAAAARLAEEHDERSGGFGGAPKFPPHMNLLFLLRHWQRTGDARTLEIVRHTAEAMARGGIYDQLAGGFARYSVDAHWTVPHFEKMLYDNALLLRVYAELWRLTGDPLAKRVADEIVSFLVHYLRTEEGGLASALDADTDGVEGLTYAWTPDQLREVLGDEDGPWAADLFQVTPGGTFEHGTSTLVLARDIDDADPAITARWRDVRERLLAARSERPQPARDDKVVAAWNGLAVTALAHYAMALTGSGTAAESVDAAMRCAQLLADRHLVDGRLRRVSRDGAVGSPAGVLEDYGCVAEAFCAMHELTGEGRWLELAGRLLDTGLERFGNGAGGFFDTADDAEKLVTRPADPTDNATPSGLSSMANALIAYAALTGETRYRDAAEAALRTIAPIADRHPRFTGYSLAAAEALISGPYEIAIVTAAPETDPLVAAAIRLAPPGAVVIAGAPDAPGVPLLADRPMIDGRSTAYVCRGFVCDRPVTSEQELAATLG; translated from the coding sequence ATGAATCGGCTCGCGGACGCCACCTCTCCCTACCTGCTCCAGCACAAGGACAACCCGGTCGACTGGTGGCCGTGGGGCGAGGAGGCGTTCGCGGAGGCGCGGCGGCGCGACGTGCCGGTGCTGATCTCCGTCGGGTACGCGGCCTGCCACTGGTGTCACGTGATGGCGCACGAGTCGTTCGAGGACGAGGCGATCGCGCATCTGGTCAACCAGGGGTTCGTGGCGATCAAGGTCGACCGGGAGGAGCGGCCGGACGTCGACGCGGTCTACATGACGGCGACGCAGGCGATGAGCGGGCAGGGCGGCTGGCCGATGACGGTCTTCGCGACCCCGTCCGGCGAGCCGTTCTTCTGCGGCACGTACTACCCGCGCGCCACGTTCGCCGGGCTGCTGCAGTCCGTGGACCGGGCGTGGCGCACCCAGCGCGAGGACGTGGTCAAGCAGGGCGCGGCCGTGGTGACCGCGATCGGCGGTGCGCAACTGGCCGGCGGGCCGACCGCGCCGATCTCCGCGGAGCTGCTGGACGCGGCCGCGGCCCGGCTGGCGGAGGAGCACGACGAGCGGTCCGGCGGGTTCGGTGGCGCGCCGAAGTTCCCGCCGCACATGAACCTGCTGTTCCTGCTGCGTCACTGGCAGCGCACCGGCGACGCCCGGACGCTGGAGATCGTCCGGCACACCGCGGAGGCGATGGCCCGGGGCGGCATCTACGACCAGCTCGCGGGCGGGTTCGCGCGGTACTCGGTGGACGCGCACTGGACCGTGCCGCACTTCGAGAAGATGCTCTACGACAACGCGCTGCTGCTGCGGGTCTACGCGGAGCTGTGGCGGCTGACCGGCGACCCGCTGGCCAAGCGCGTCGCGGACGAGATCGTGTCGTTCCTGGTCCACTATCTGCGGACCGAGGAGGGCGGGCTGGCGTCCGCGCTGGACGCGGACACCGACGGCGTGGAGGGGCTGACCTACGCCTGGACGCCGGACCAGCTCCGCGAGGTGCTCGGCGACGAGGACGGCCCGTGGGCCGCGGACCTGTTCCAGGTGACGCCGGGCGGCACGTTCGAGCACGGCACCAGCACGCTGGTGCTGGCGCGGGACATCGACGACGCGGACCCGGCGATCACCGCGCGCTGGCGGGATGTGCGCGAGCGCCTGCTCGCGGCGCGGTCGGAACGGCCGCAGCCGGCCCGGGACGACAAGGTGGTTGCGGCCTGGAACGGGCTCGCGGTGACCGCGCTCGCGCACTACGCGATGGCGCTGACCGGCTCGGGGACCGCGGCCGAGAGCGTGGACGCGGCGATGCGGTGCGCGCAGTTGCTCGCCGACCGGCACCTGGTCGACGGGCGGCTGCGGCGGGTCTCCCGGGACGGTGCCGTGGGCTCTCCGGCCGGCGTGCTGGAGGACTACGGCTGCGTGGCCGAGGCGTTCTGCGCGATGCACGAGCTGACCGGCGAGGGCCGGTGGCTGGAGCTGGCCGGGCGGCTGCTGGACACCGGGCTGGAGCGTTTCGGCAACGGCGCCGGCGGGTTCTTCGACACCGCTGACGACGCGGAGAAGCTGGTCACCCGCCCGGCGGACCCGACCGACAACGCCACCCCGTCCGGCCTCTCCTCGATGGCGAACGCGCTGATCGCGTACGCCGCGCTGACCGGCGAGACGCGCTACCGGGACGCGGCCGAGGCGGCGCTGCGCACCATCGCGCCGATCGCGGACCGGCACCCGCGGTTCACCGGTTACTCGCTGGCCGCGGCGGAGGCGCTGATCTCCGGGCCGTACGAGATCGCGATCGTCACCGCCGCGCCGGAGACCGACCCGCTGGTGGCGGCCGCGATCCGGCTCGCCCCGCCCGGCGCCGTCGTGATCGCGGGAGCGCCGGACGCGCCGGGCGTGCCGCTGCTCGCGGACCGGCCGATGATCGACGGAAGATCCACCGCGTACGTGTGCCGCGGCTTCGTCTGCGACCGCCCGGTCACCTCGGAGCAGGAGCTGGCCGCCACGCTAGGCTGA
- a CDS encoding STAS domain-containing protein, whose translation MPTTRILTRDGPACLEAVGEFDRDNHHEIAAAVRHAISRGHPHITLDLRGVTYLDASAVRTLMACRYLALAHGGGLRVLHANGVVAFVLDATGAGAALSWNG comes from the coding sequence GTGCCCACGACACGCATCCTCACCCGTGACGGACCCGCCTGTCTGGAGGCGGTCGGCGAGTTCGACCGGGACAACCACCACGAGATCGCGGCCGCGGTGCGCCACGCGATCTCGCGCGGCCACCCGCACATCACGCTCGACCTGCGCGGCGTCACGTACCTCGACGCCAGCGCGGTCCGCACGCTGATGGCCTGCCGCTACCTGGCACTGGCGCACGGTGGCGGCCTGCGCGTGCTGCACGCGAACGGCGTGGTCGCGTTCGTCCTGGACGCCACCGGCGCGGGGGCGGCGCTGTCCTGGAACGGCTAG